The Synergistales bacterium genomic interval CCTGCAGGAACCGCTCCCGGTCGCCGGGCAGGGCGTGGGCGGTGAGGGCCACAATGGGGATCCCCCGATAGGCCTTCCCGGAGGTCCGGATCCGTCTGGCGGCCTCCATGCCGTCCATCACG includes:
- a CDS encoding response regulator, coding for VMDGMEAARRIRTSGKAYRGIPIVALTAHALPGDRERFLQAGMDGYIAKPVERGNLVATCRELFRTEPAAAWS